One genomic window of Tenacibaculum tangerinum includes the following:
- a CDS encoding citrate synthase, with product MSDIAKLQIGENTYEFPLVKGTENETAIDIKTLRGATDGIITIDPGYKNTGSCESAITFLNGEEGVLRYRGYSIEELAEKADFLEVAYLLIFGELPTQEQLDKFYRDILDEAIVDDDIKKIIDAFPKNAHPMGVLSSLTSALTAFNPSSVNVNSEEDMYKAIVKIMGKFPVLVAWTLRKKQGLPLHYGSRKLGYVENILTMMFQKPNDEYELNPIMINALDKLLILHADHEQNCSTSTVRIVGSSHAGLFASLSAGISALWGPLHGGANQAVLEMLEAIREDGGDTKKYMAKAKDKNDPFRLMGFGHRVYKNFDPRARIIKKAADEVLNDLGVEDPILDVAKGLEQEALNDPYFVERKLYPNVDFYSGIIYRAMGIPVEMFTVMFALGRLPGWIAQWREMRLRKEPIGRPRQVYIGENLREFVPLEKR from the coding sequence ATGTCAGATATAGCAAAATTACAAATTGGCGAAAACACGTATGAGTTTCCTTTAGTAAAAGGAACAGAAAATGAAACCGCAATAGATATAAAAACCTTGAGAGGAGCTACGGATGGAATTATAACCATCGATCCAGGTTACAAGAATACAGGTTCATGTGAAAGTGCTATCACATTTTTGAATGGAGAAGAAGGTGTGCTAAGATATCGAGGATATTCAATTGAAGAGTTAGCAGAAAAAGCAGACTTTTTAGAAGTTGCGTACTTACTAATTTTTGGAGAATTACCAACGCAAGAACAGTTAGATAAATTTTATAGAGATATTTTAGATGAAGCAATTGTAGACGATGACATTAAAAAAATCATCGATGCTTTTCCTAAGAATGCACATCCAATGGGCGTATTGTCATCATTAACATCAGCTTTAACAGCTTTCAATCCATCTTCTGTAAATGTTAATTCTGAGGAAGACATGTACAAAGCTATTGTTAAAATTATGGGTAAGTTTCCAGTATTGGTAGCTTGGACACTACGTAAAAAACAAGGATTACCATTACACTATGGTTCTCGCAAGTTAGGATACGTAGAAAATATCTTAACCATGATGTTCCAAAAACCGAATGATGAGTATGAATTAAATCCTATCATGATTAATGCCTTAGATAAATTATTAATCTTACACGCAGATCATGAGCAAAACTGTTCTACCTCAACAGTACGTATTGTAGGTTCATCTCACGCAGGGTTATTCGCATCGTTATCAGCTGGTATTTCTGCTTTATGGGGTCCACTACATGGAGGAGCTAACCAAGCAGTTTTAGAAATGTTAGAAGCAATTAGAGAAGACGGAGGAGATACGAAGAAGTATATGGCAAAAGCCAAAGATAAAAACGATCCTTTCCGCTTAATGGGCTTCGGACACCGTGTATATAAAAACTTTGACCCAAGAGCTAGAATTATTAAAAAAGCAGCAGACGAAGTATTGAACGACTTGGGAGTTGAAGACCCAATTTTAGATGTTGCAAAAGGATTAGAGCAAGAGGCATTAAACGATCCGTACTTCGTAGAAAGAAAATTATATCCGAATGTAGACTTCTACTCAGGAATTATCTATAGAGCGATGGGAATTCCAGTAGAAATGTTTACCGTAATGTTTGCATTAGGACGTTTACCAGGCTGGATTGCACAATGGAGAGAGATGCGTTTGCGTAAAGAACCAATTGGTCGCCCGCGACAAGTGTATATAGGTGAGAATCTAAGAGAGTTCGTACCATTAGAGAAAAGATAA